From Thalassospiraceae bacterium LMO-JJ14:
GGACACGGCCGCAACCATACAAGGACAGATGTTTCATGAAACGGCGTCCCTCGGCGGATTGGACATACAGCTCGCTTTTTATCGCGGTTTCGGTGAGTTCATGGTCAGCCCGTGGACAGATAACGAAAAGGAACTGCTGCGGCTGATGACCTCGGTGTTTTGCCTGGCCGGGCAAACGCAGATCGGCAAGGTTCTGCAGCATGCCGTCAATGAAGCGAAACAGGGGCATCTGAATGCGCTGATCTTTGTCGGCGATATGGTCGAGGAAGATGTCGATTATCTCGGCAAAACGGCAGGAGAGCTTGGCCTGCTCGGTGTCCCGGCATTCATCTTTCACGAAGGCCATGATCCTGTGGCCAAGTTTGCGTTTCAACAAATCGCCACCCTGACCGGCGGTGCCTGCCTGCAATTCGATGCCGGCAGTGCGGAGATGCTTCGCGAACTCTTGGCGGCCGTCGCCGTGTATGCCGCAGGCGGCCGCACGGCGCTTGAAGACAAGGCAAAAAAGGGTGGCGCGGCGCTGCAGCTTACGCATCAGATGTCGCATGCCAAATAACAACATCGTGCAGCAGACAATGGACGTTACGACATCATGAGTTACCTGATCGCGGGCATAATCGTTCTGGGCCTGCTGCTTTTGGCCGGGAAGTGGTTTGTTTCGACGGAACCGAAGGCCCTTGTCCGCATACTGAAACCTGTCCTGTTTGTCCTTGCCGCCGTGGTCATACTGTTTCTGATCGTTACCGGGCGGCTGTTCTGGGTGTTCTGGATATTGCCGTTCGCGGTGCCGCTCTACATGCGCTATCGCGGTGCGCAACGTATGGCGAAGAACGCGTCCAGGATGTCTTCGGGCGGCGCTTCCGGCATGGCCAGCGAGGTTTCCAGCGAATTTCTGGAGATGCGGCTCGATCACGACAGCGGCGATATGGACGGGACGGTCCGCAAGGGAAGATATGCAAACCGGCGCCTCAGCGATCTGAGCCTTGAACAGTTGCTCGATCTTTATGCGGATTACAGCGGCAGTGACGGCGAATCGGCGCGCCTTTTGGCCGCATTTCTGGACCGCATGCATCCTGATTGGCGCGAAAACGCGTCCGCTGACGGCACGCACGGCGATGATACGTTCGCACATAGCACGGGGTCGATGAGCCGTGCAGAGGCCCTGCGCATACTCGGATTGCCTGACGACGCCGACGAGGCGGAAATCAAGGCAGCGCATCACAGGCTTATCGCCGGATTGCACCCGGACCGCGGCGGTTCGGCCTATCTGGCGGCGAAAATCAACGAAGCACGGGATGTTTTGCTGAAACCCTGATTACGCCGCTTCCGTGTCATGGCTTTTTCATACTTAGTCTGCTTGCCGGAACCGGGTCCCTGTGGCAGAAACCGAGTGTTTCAGGCGTCATAGAGGGGATTTTTTATGCGCGTAGCAATGATCGGGACAGGATATGTCGGTCTCGTCTCCGGAGCGTGCTTTTCCGAATTCGGTCACGATGTCGTTTGTGTCGACAAGGACGAAGCAAAAATCGCCGGTCTTCACGAAGGCAGGATGCCGATCTATGAACCGGGCCTGGAAGGCCTCGTCGAAGGTAACGTCAAAGCCGGGCGGTTGACGTTTACGAAAGATCTGGAAGGCGCCCTGAAAGGGGCCGATGCGGTGTTTATCGCCGTCGGTACGCCCAGCCGTCGCGGCGACGGTCACGCCGACCTCAGCTACGTCTATGCGGCCGCCGAGGAAATAGCCCGTGGCATGGACGGCTATACCGTCATCGTCACAAAATCGACGGTCCCCGTCGGCACCGGCCGCGAAGTCGAGCGCATTATCCGCGAAACGTGCCCCGATGCGGATTTCGATGTGGTTTCAAACCCGGAATTCCTGCGTGAAGGTTCCGCCATCGAGGATTTCATGCGCCCGGACCGTGTCGTCATCGGTACCAATTCCGACCGTGCCAAGGAAGTGATGCGCGATCTTTACCGGCCGCTGTACCTGATCGAAACACCGATCGTCTTTACATCGCGTCAGTCTTCGGAACTCATCAAGTACGCCGCCAACACATTCCTGGCGACGAAAATCACCTTCATCAACGAGATCGCCGATCTTTGCGAGCAGGTCGATGCCAATGTGCATGACGTGGCGCGGGGTATCGGTCTGGATGGCCGGATCGGCCGCAAGTTCCTTCATGCCGGACCGGGTTACGGCGGGTCATGCTTTCCCAAGGACACACGGGCACTGGTGTCGACCGCACGCGATGCCGGCAGCCCGCTCAAGATCGTTGAAACCGTCGTTGCCCTGAACGAGGAACGCAAGCAGCAGATGGCCAAGCGGATCATTGCCGCGGCCGGGGGCGATATTAACGGTAAAAAAGTCGCTGTCCTCGGTCTGACCTTCAAGCCGAATACGGATGACATGCGTGAAAGTCCGAGCCTCGATATCGTGCCGGCATTGCAGAAGGCCGGGGCAACGATTACGGCCTATGATCCTGAAGGCATGGACGAGGCAAAGCAGATGCTGAACGATGTGACCTGGTGCGACGGCGCTTACGAGACCATGGCCGGTGCCGATGTTCTGGCCATCATCACCGAATGGAATGAATTCCGCGCGCTCGACCTGGAGCGCGTCAAATCACTGATGAACGCGGCGGTCATCGTCGACCTCAGGAATGTCTACGATCCGGACGTTATGGCCGAGAAAGGTTTCTCATATCACAGCATCGGCCGTCCGGGTCCGATGGCAGGAGGCAACTGATTGGTGTCCAGGCGGCTCAAATCGTCGCTCGCGCCGTCGATTTTGCGGGCCTACGACATTCGTGGCATCGTCGATGAAAATTTCAGCGAGGATGACCTGTATGTCATCGGCAAGGCCTTTGCCGCTGAAATGATCGCGCGCGGCCTGAAACGGGCATGCGTCGGCTATGACGGGCGTCTGTCGTCACCGATGCTGGAACAGGCGCTGGTCGATGGTCTGGTGTCGTCGGGTATCGATGTTTTGCGCTCCGGGCTGGGACCGTCCCCCATGCTCTATTACGCCACCTACAAGCTCGAGGCGGATGCCGGTCTGATGATCACCGGCTCGCATAACCCGCCGGAATTCAACGGTCTGAAAATGACGTTGGGTGGGCATGCCTTTTTTGACGAAGACATCCAGCGTCTGGGGCGCCGTGTTATCGATCAGGATTTTGTCGACGGCGCGGGGCATGCCCGGCATGTGAACGTGTTCGATGATTATGTCGCCCGGATTGTTTCGGATTACCGCGGGGGCAAGGAACTGCGTGTTGCCTGGGATCCCGGCAATGGTGCAGCAGGCGACGTGACAAAGGCCCTGACGGAAAGACTTCCGGGTACGCATTTCCTCATCAATGAAAAGATCGACGGAACATTCCCCGCGCATCATCCGGACCCGACGGTCGAGAAGAACCTGGTTCAACTGAAAGCGCTGGTCGCCGACAACAAATGCGATCTCGGGATAGGCTTCGATGGCGACGGCGACAGGATCGGCGTTATCGATGCCGCCGGGAACGTGATGTGGGGCGATCAGCTTCTGGTGATGCTGGCCGGTGAAGTCCTGGCCGATCACCCGGGCGCCCCGATTCTTTGTGACGTCAAGGCAAGCCGTGTCTTTTTCGATGAAATCCGCAAGATGGGCGGCGAGCCGGTGATGTGGAAGGCCGGACATTCCCATATCAAGTCGAAGATGGCGGAACTCAATTCACCCCTTGCCGGCGAAATGAGTGCACACATCTTCTTCAAGCACCGGTATTACGGTTATGACGATGCGATTTATACGGCGATACGGCTGTTGTCCGTGATTGCGTCATCGCAACATTCATTTACGGAAATGCTGGCGGCGCTACCTGTCATGCACAACACGCCTGAAATCCGGTTCGATTGCGACGACGCGCGTAAATTCGAAGCCGTTGACGAAATCACGGCCCGCGCACGGCTTCTGGACGGTGTCGAGATTTTCGACATGGACGGTGTGCGCGTGGAGACGCCTTACGGCTGGTGGCTGCTCAGGGCCTCCAACACGCAGCCGATGCTTGTCGTTCGCTGCGAGTCGGAAACGGCTGAAGGGCTGGAACGTCTCAAGGACGATGTCCGCGCCCAGCTTTCACAATCGGGCATCGACGCTTCCGCCATTTGATCCACAGCTTTCATAAGTTACCGGCTTGCGGTGTGCCTTATGTTTGCTTAGGAAAATGGCATGGCAAATTTCTTTTTCTACGGGACCTTATGTGAGCCGGAAATCGCGCGGGAAATTCTCGGGCGGCCGCTATCTGGCTGTTCGCCGCGCCCGGGAATCCTATCGGGCTATAAACGCGTGTATGTTTCGGACGCCACGTATCCGGCGGTCGTGCCCGATGATGAGCATGCAGTCGATGGCCTGCTGGTTAAGCGCATCAGTGCTTTGGAGG
This genomic window contains:
- a CDS encoding VWA domain-containing protein gives rise to the protein MADDLPDKQRRAKDVDAFLSKVAVTPKRAANAGKRGRLLFAMDATASRQPTWDTAATIQGQMFHETASLGGLDIQLAFYRGFGEFMVSPWTDNEKELLRLMTSVFCLAGQTQIGKVLQHAVNEAKQGHLNALIFVGDMVEEDVDYLGKTAGELGLLGVPAFIFHEGHDPVAKFAFQQIATLTGGACLQFDAGSAEMLRELLAAVAVYAAGGRTALEDKAKKGGAALQLTHQMSHAK
- a CDS encoding UDP-glucose/GDP-mannose dehydrogenase family protein, with amino-acid sequence MRVAMIGTGYVGLVSGACFSEFGHDVVCVDKDEAKIAGLHEGRMPIYEPGLEGLVEGNVKAGRLTFTKDLEGALKGADAVFIAVGTPSRRGDGHADLSYVYAAAEEIARGMDGYTVIVTKSTVPVGTGREVERIIRETCPDADFDVVSNPEFLREGSAIEDFMRPDRVVIGTNSDRAKEVMRDLYRPLYLIETPIVFTSRQSSELIKYAANTFLATKITFINEIADLCEQVDANVHDVARGIGLDGRIGRKFLHAGPGYGGSCFPKDTRALVSTARDAGSPLKIVETVVALNEERKQQMAKRIIAAAGGDINGKKVAVLGLTFKPNTDDMRESPSLDIVPALQKAGATITAYDPEGMDEAKQMLNDVTWCDGAYETMAGADVLAIITEWNEFRALDLERVKSLMNAAVIVDLRNVYDPDVMAEKGFSYHSIGRPGPMAGGN
- a CDS encoding phosphomannomutase/phosphoglucomutase codes for the protein MSRRLKSSLAPSILRAYDIRGIVDENFSEDDLYVIGKAFAAEMIARGLKRACVGYDGRLSSPMLEQALVDGLVSSGIDVLRSGLGPSPMLYYATYKLEADAGLMITGSHNPPEFNGLKMTLGGHAFFDEDIQRLGRRVIDQDFVDGAGHARHVNVFDDYVARIVSDYRGGKELRVAWDPGNGAAGDVTKALTERLPGTHFLINEKIDGTFPAHHPDPTVEKNLVQLKALVADNKCDLGIGFDGDGDRIGVIDAAGNVMWGDQLLVMLAGEVLADHPGAPILCDVKASRVFFDEIRKMGGEPVMWKAGHSHIKSKMAELNSPLAGEMSAHIFFKHRYYGYDDAIYTAIRLLSVIASSQHSFTEMLAALPVMHNTPEIRFDCDDARKFEAVDEITARARLLDGVEIFDMDGVRVETPYGWWLLRASNTQPMLVVRCESETAEGLERLKDDVRAQLSQSGIDASAI
- a CDS encoding gamma-glutamylcyclotransferase family protein, which produces MANFFFYGTLCEPEIAREILGRPLSGCSPRPGILSGYKRVYVSDATYPAVVPDDEHAVDGLLVKRISALEASRLSRYEGPQYHVQEVEISLKDGTHDQARIFLPKPALQLSDRLWDLETWRRQEKKRFMAGLKRNVLI